The Sebastes umbrosus isolate fSebUmb1 chromosome 19, fSebUmb1.pri, whole genome shotgun sequence genome has a segment encoding these proteins:
- the hmgcs1 gene encoding hydroxymethylglutaryl-CoA synthase, cytoplasmic, whose translation MPGSAPISCLGPWPKDVGIIAMELYFPSQFVDQAELEQLDGVAAGKYTVGLGQARMGFCSDREDINSLCLTVVQRLMEKNGLSYDSVGRLEVGTETIIDKSKSVKTVIMQLFEDSGNTDVEGIDTTNACYGGTAALFNAVNWVESSSWDGRYALVVAGDIAVYATGSARPTGGAGAVAMLVGPNAPLAFERGLRGTHMQHAYDFYKPDLMSEYPVVDGKLSIECYLSALDRCYSVYRNKIHAQWQRDGSEKRFNLDDFGHLVFHSPYCKLVQKSLARLMLNDFLSDPSPNTDTGPFAGLDAFRDVRPEETYFDRDVEKAFMKASADLFEEKTKPSLLISNQNGNMYTPSVYGCLASVIAQHTSSQIAGQRIGVFSYGSGFAATLYSLRVTQDHTPGSGLDKLVSSLSDLKVRLDSRIKVSPAVFSENMKLREDTHHLASYVPRGSVEDLFPGTWYLTRVDDKHRREYARRSLDNDLPAEPEVVRNSTATEHIPSPAKKMPRIPAAAAGPEAVVSN comes from the exons ATGCCAGGATCAGCCCCAATCAGTTGCTTGGGACCATGGCCCAAAGATGTAGGTATCATTGCCATGGAACTGTACTTCCCGTCCCAGTTTGTTGACCAGGCCGAGCTTGAGCAGTTAGATGGCGTGGCAGCTGGTAAATACACCGTGGGCCTGGGCCAAGCTCGCATGGGCTTCTGCTCAGACCGCGAGGACATCAACTCTTTGTGCCTGACGGTCGTCCAGAGGTTGATGGAGAAGAATGGTCTGTCCTATGACAGCGTGGGTCGATTGGAGGTTGGCACTGAGACCATCATCGACAAGTCCAAGTCTGTCAAGACCGTCATCATGCAGCTGTTTGAGGACTCTGGCAATACAGATGTGGAGGGCATTGACACCACAAACGCCTGCTACGGCGGCACAGCTGCACTCTTCAATGCTGTCAACTGGGTGGAGTCCAGCTCATGGGATG GGCGTTATGCTTTGGTTGTAGCGGGCGACATTGCTGTCTACGCCACAGGAAGTGCCCGGCCTACGGGAGGGGCCGGTGCTGTGGCCATGCTGGTCGGGCCCAATGCTCCTCTGGCCTTTGAACGAG GTTTGCGAGGAACCCACATGCAGCATGCATACGACTTCTACAAGCCAGACCTGATGTCAGAGTATCCCGTGGTGGACGGCAAGCTGTCGATAGAGTGCTACCTGAGTGCCTTGGACCGCTGCTACTCTGTGTATCGCAACAAGATCCACGCACAGTGGCAAAGAG ACGGTTCAGAGAAGCGTTTCAACCTGGACGACTTTGGCCATCTCGTCTTCCATTCTCCGTATTGCAAGCTGGTGCAGAAGTCGTTGGCGAGACTGATGCTGAATGACTTTCTGAGCGACCCCAGCCCCAACACTGACACGGGACCCTTCGCAGGCCTCGATGCCTTCAG AGATGTGCGACCAGAAGAGACCTACTTTGACCGGGATGTGGAGAAGGCCTTTATGAAGGCCAGCGCAGATCTGTTTGAGGAGAAGACCAAGCCCTCACTGCTGATCTCCAACCAGAATGGAAACATGTACACCCCCTCTGTCTACGGCTGCCTGGCATCAGTCATTGCACA ACACACATCGTCACAGATAGCAGGACAGAGGATCGGGGTTTTCTCCTATGGTTCGGGATTTGCTGCTACTCTGTATTCTCTCAGAGTCACACAGGACCACACACCCG GATCCGGTCTGGACAAACTTGTGTCCAGCCTGAGTGACCTGAAGGTCAGACTCGACTCCAGGATCAAGGTCTCGCCTGCTGTCTTCTCTGAGAACATGAAGCTGAGAGAGGATACGCATCACTTAG CCAGCTACGTCCCTCGAGGCTCAGTGGAGGATCTGTTCCCGGGGACATGGTACCTGACACGAGTGGATGACAAACACCGCAGGGAATACGCCCGAAGATCTCTGGACAATGACCTGCCAGCAGAGCCGGAAGTTGTTCGCAACAGCACCGCCACCGAG